The proteins below are encoded in one region of Silene latifolia isolate original U9 population chromosome 2, ASM4854445v1, whole genome shotgun sequence:
- the LOC141632515 gene encoding uncharacterized protein LOC141632515, whose product MIASGSLDLFSRKLTPFLLRLTILSVFGDQQTVLACLYSCIFSLMLIFPYLVFCAGLCPLPLSPDKTASLSKLFSPPPENRTFPNLIQDSAAAVKKTVAEEKDSMSTSSAKSRISLQDVLAQRVQEQVASVPKPAEKRKSTPAPGSGPRPKRRSAAAERAKEQTPIEATPLAVRPPLPGHGLSASGDALISKAVPGSAPAKPASGATPTSGATPLSELSSLQCAARFQNALASGSLFGSKIAPLSGSLRFQICFCLQRYSPFVS is encoded by the exons ATGATAGCAAGTGGTTCTCTCGATTTATTTTCGCGAAAATTGACACCCTTCCTGCTCCGACTGACTATATTGTCAGTGTTTGGCGATCAACAGACGGTACTTGCATGCCTTTATTCTTGTATATTTTCCTTGATGCTCATATTTCCTTACTTGGTTTTTTGTGCAGGTCTGTGCCCCTTGCCTTTGTCTCCTGACAAGACTGCCTCGCTTTCCAAGTTATTCAGCCCTCCTCCAGAAAACAGGACCTTTCCCAATCTGATCCAGGATTCCGCTGCTGCGGTGAAGAAAACAGTTGCTGAAGAGAAAGATTCAATGTCGACTA GTTCTGCAAAATCTAGAATTTCATTGCAAGATGTTCTGGCTCAGAGAGTGCAAGAGCAGGTTGCGTCCGTCCCCAAGCCTGCTGAGAAGAGAAAATCTACTCCTGCTCCTGGTTCTGGACCTCGTCCCAAAAGGAGGTCTGCTGCTGCGGAACGGGCTAAGGAGCAGACTCCTATTGAGGCTACGCCTCTGGCTGTGAGGCCTCCACTACCTGGGCATGGATTATCTGCTTCTGGAGACGCTCTAATTTCCAAAGCTGTTCCTGGTTCTGCCCCAGCTAAACCTGCGTCTGGTGCGACTCCCACGTCTGGAGCCACCCCGCTCTCGGAGCTATCCTCGCTTCAGTGTGCCGCCCGGTTCCAAAACGCTCTCGCTTCGGGATCGCTTTTCGGTTCCAAGATCGCTCCGCTTTCGGGATCGCTTCGGTTCCAAATCTGCTTCTGTCTCCAAAGATATAGTCCTTTCGTTTCCTGA